In the genome of Pseudanabaena mucicola str. Chao 1806, the window CACTTACTATGCCGAAGGGAATGGCGATCGCTCCTGACTGAGTAATTAGAGTAGACAGAGCATAGAGATTAGAATCAATGATCTGTCCCGATTGTAGACATTGAGAACACTCAAGGCTCACTAACTCATTACCTGTGGAAATAATGGCAATTTTAGGCTGACGATAAACTCTTACCTGTTGACATCTTGCTGAAGCTAAAGCACCTATTTCCGTTGCACCTAATTTCGTACCTGCACTAACAAGAGTTGTCCCAGCTTTAATAAATTCACCCCTATGTCTGACATATTCTCCCTGAGTTGGTTTGACCTTAAGTTGTAAAAAATTATCTAGGCGCTCAGTATCTTCTTGCATGATGACTGTATCTGCTCCATGCGGTAACATTCCGCCCGTAAAGATGCGGACACATTCGCCTTGTTGTAAGCATTTATTGACTGCCATTCCTGCAGGAATTTTATAGGGGGCAATCGCTAATTGCACATTTTGCCAGTCGCTTACGTCAGCAATATCAGCATAACGTAGGGCATAACCATCCATTGCTGAGTTGTTCCAATGGGGAAAGTCCCATTTGCTGATCAGGTCTTCTGCTAAAATTCGGTTATTAGCCGCTAATAACGGCAAAATTTCACTATCTTCTTTAGATGTAAAAGGTTTTACCAAATTTAAAATTATTTTTTCGGCTTCAGAGACGGGCAGCATAGCTACATTAAAGGTAGAGGGCAGCGCTACGCGCTGCCCTCTACTATAGAATTTATTTATGCGTATAGATATTGTCACTCTCTTTCCTGAATTTTTTACTTCACCTTTGCAGACAAGTTTGCTCGGAAAAGCGATCGCCAATCAAATTGCGGAAGTACATCTCACTAATCCCAGAGATTTCACTACCGATAAGCATCATCGAGTCGATGACGAACCCTATGGCGGCGGTGCGGGAATGCTGATGAAGCCTGATCCTATTTTTGCGGCAGTGGAGTCTTTGCCAATTTTGCCAAAGCGTGTAATTATCTACATGACTCCGCAAGGAGAGCCAATGAGACAGAATCTATTTAAAGAATTAGTAGGTTATGATCAGCTAGTTCTCATTTGCGGTAGCTATGAAGGAATTGATGAGCGTGTATGTGAACATCTCGTAAATCGCGAAGTTTCCCTTGGAGATTTTGTGCTGACCTGTGGCGAGATTCCAGCATTGGCACTAATTAATGGAGTAGTGCGTTTGCGTCCAGGGACTGTTGGGAAAGAAGATTCGCTTAAATTTGAGAGCTTTGAAGATGGATTATTAGACTATCCACAATATACGCGCCCACCAGTATTTCGGGGTTGGGAAGTTCCCGAGGTTTTGCGATCGGGTAATCACAAGCTAATTGCTGAATGGAGGAGGGAACAACAAATTTTAAGAACAAAACAGCGTCGCCCTGATATGCTCTAATTTGTGTTAGTTCTAAAATGGAAAGAATAGAGGAAAATGAGACAAGAAATTCTAATGTTAAGCATTTAGCTTAGGTCAGATTGGCACAAAGCTGACTTGTTCTTACCCTAGAATAAAGCTATCTCCGAGACCTGATAGTTGGCACGGTCAACCCGCAAGTGTCTTGGAGATTTATGGACAATTTGATCGCCTTGAGTCGGTGATATATATCGAAAATCATCTAAAAAGCTTGAATACGAAGTACTACGGCGAGTTGACAGAACTGTTACGCAAGCATCCAGATTACCCAAGTTCTAATAATGGTACAGGGCTTTTACAGGTTATCGTTGGTCTGAAGATGCGCGCAACCTTTGAGCGACTCACCCAACAAACTGAACAGCATCTTGTTGCTGCTTAGTTCTCTATGATTTTATAAAGAACTAATTTTTAGTAACGGGGCAAAGCCATGCTATGAAAGATTGGTTCTTTATCAAACAAGAGCGTCGAGCCTCAGAAGCTAAAGCTACCAAAAGATTTTATACTTAGCCTTGGATCTATTGAAAAAATATCAAGCATGAGTCAAAAAGAAGTTATCCGAAGCGCCAATGCTCCTGAACCCGTTGGTCCCTATAACCAAGCGATCGCAGTTTCGGCGACTAGCAAGTTGATTTTTATGGCAGGACAAATTGCGATCAATCCTGCCGTTGGTAAAATCGTGGCGACGACAGTGGAAGAACAAGCCGAACAGGTAATCAAAAATATTCAAGCCGTTCTCGATGAGGCAGGCGCAGATATCACCAATGTGATTAAAACGACCGTATTTCTCGCAGATATGGCAGATTTCCCCAAAGTCAATGCCGTCTATGGTAAATATTTTCTCGCTCCATTCCCAGCCCGTTCCACTGTGCAAGTAGCTAGACTTCCTCTCGATGCTCTTGTTGAGATTGAATGTATTGTGGCGATCTAAGCATACGAAAAGTAGGGTGGGCAGTGCCCACCTGATTAAAATTAAAATCTAAGCTCATAGCATTAAGCGAACTATATCAATTGATATAGTTCGCTTAATGCTATGAGCTTAGATTTCCCAAATCAAGCGAATCTGAGAACTTATGAATTGTTGTGGAAATGCTTTGCCCCTTAGTATCTACAACATCTATTTCAATTATTTCAATTCAAAAAACTGACGGATAGGGATGATTGCTATAATCACCTTATCGCTCTGCCTAGGAAAACATCATGACTCCAGCGATCGCCAATCCTGATCTCTCAAATCAAACACCAGCCGAAAAGCTGCTCTGGACAAGTGCCGACCTTGAGCTATTGCCCGACAACGGCAACCGCTATGAAATTATTGATGGAGAACTTTACTTGACTAGAGCACCTCACAACAAACATCAAAAAACCTGTGGCAGATTTTTTACCGTTTTAGATATTTGGTCAGTTGCTACAAAATTAGGTGAAGCCGAGATTGGTGCAGGAGTGATTTTTGGTGATAACGATGATGTGATTCCTGATGTGGTGTGGCTCAGCAAAGAAAGACATACCGCTTTAGTTGATGATGCGGGACATTTCCGAGGTTCGCCCGAACTGGTGATTGAGGTGCTATCTGCGGGAACTGATAATGAGAAACGCGATCGCGAAGTGAAGTTAAAGCTCTATTCATCCCACGGTGTATTAGAGTATTGGATTGCAGATTGGAGGGCAAAGCAAATTCAAGTTTATCGTCGTGAAAATGGCGTTCTCAAATTAGCGATGACTTTGTTTGAGAAGGATCTACTTACCTCTCCATTGTTACCAGAATTCACTTGTCCGCTATCCCAGATTTTTGAGTAATCTTCTCAGCAAAGTCAAAGCGGAGCGCTGACCATATTTACCATTTTCTGCCAATTGCGCCGCGCTTCGCGCAGCGCAATTGGCTCTACGAATTCACGTTAAAAAATTGCATAGCCATTTTTTTATTTGGTAAGTAGCTAGACATAAGTAAACTAAAAACCGAGAGTTTTGTTCCGCCCGCTACGCGGGCGGAACAAAACTCTCGGTTTGGGTTTTAATTAAGTTGAGCTACTTATGACATACTTAGAACTAATGGTCTAAAAATTAATTAAAAACTGTAATAATGAAAAGTCTGTGGTGCGATCGCGAAGCGGCGGAATATAAAACTGACTTAGGCTTAAGGGTATATACGTCAAGGTTGTTAGGGCGCGATCCGTCATTGGTGTTGCATGGTGGGGGCAATACTTCCGTCAAAATCCGTGAGAAAAATATTGTTGGTGAAGAAGAAGAGATTCTCTATGTAAAAGGAAGTGGCTGGGATTTAGAAACCATAGCCGAAGCAGGCTTTGCTCCTGTGCGGATGCTGCATTTATTGAAATTAGCAAAATTACAAGTTCTCTCTGATTCGCAGATGGTGAACGAACTGAAGACGCAAATGACCAAGGCAAGTGCACCTGCACCATCGGTAGAGACTATTCTTCATGCGAGTTTACCCTACAAGTTTGTCGATCATACCCATGCTGATGCGGTTATTTCTGTGACCAATACGGCGAATGGATGGGAACGGATTCAAGAAATCTATGGTGATGATGTGGTGATCATTCCCTATGTAATGCCAGGGTTTGACCTTGCGCGAGTCTGTGCTGAGAAATTTGCTGCCGAAAAAAGCGATCGCACCATTGGCATGGTGTTAATGAATCACGGTATTTTCTCCTTTGGCGAAACTGCACAGGAATCCTATGAGCGAATGATTGCGTTAGTTGATCGCGCAGAGGATTATCTCAAAAAACATGATGCTTGGGAAATTTCGCCACCAAATTCTCTTATTAGGGAAAGTGATGCAAGATCAGAGATTGCTAAGCTTCGGGCTGAAGTTGCTGAAGTTGCAGGATTTCCTGTAATTCTGAGTTCCCATATGGACGGGCAAAATTTAGCCTTTGCTCAAAGGGAAGATGTAAAGATCGTTTCCCAACAAGGTTGTGCGACTCCCGATCATGTGATTCGCACCAAGCGATTGCCCCTAGTTGGCAGAGATGTCAAAGCCTATGCAGAGTTCTATCGCGCTTATTTTGCCGAGGAAGTTTCCAAATCAGCACAACCAGTGACGATTCTCGATCCAGCGCCTCGCGTAATTCTCGATTACAAGTTAGGACTAGTCACCGTTGGCAAATCAGCAAAGGATGCCAAGATCGTCGCCGATATCTATGAACATACGATGGAAATTATCCAGCGATCGCAACTTTTGGGCGGCTATCAAGCATTACCTGCTAGTGATATCTTTGCCGTGGAATATTGGGAATTAGAACAGGCAAAATTGAAGAAGGGCGGTTCTTCTCCTGCTTTTACGGGTGAGATTGCCCTAGTCACAGGTGCAGCTTCAGGCATTGGTAAGGCTTGCGTGGAGTCATTACTGAAGCGTGGGGCAGCAGTTGTGGGTTTAGATATTAATCCTGCTATTGATAAGCTATATGATCGCCCCGATTT includes:
- a CDS encoding molybdopterin molybdotransferase MoeA, with translation MLPVSEAEKIILNLVKPFTSKEDSEILPLLAANNRILAEDLISKWDFPHWNNSAMDGYALRYADIADVSDWQNVQLAIAPYKIPAGMAVNKCLQQGECVRIFTGGMLPHGADTVIMQEDTERLDNFLQLKVKPTQGEYVRHRGEFIKAGTTLVSAGTKLGATEIGALASARCQQVRVYRQPKIAIISTGNELVSLECSQCLQSGQIIDSNLYALSTLITQSGAIAIPFGIVSDDQAEMELVIRKAIASADMIISSGGVSVGDYDYIGEILEKMGANIHVCSVAIKPGKPLTVASLNRSINVNESEDIMLYFGVPGNPVSAMMSFWRFIRGAITKLSGANSNYWYPQFIKAITAKDLHAQGRRETYLWGQLTYYNGNPIFQPINNYSSGNLMSTISTNAIAVMRVNQTYVPLGDEVMIMIV
- the trmD gene encoding tRNA (guanosine(37)-N1)-methyltransferase TrmD, translated to MRIDIVTLFPEFFTSPLQTSLLGKAIANQIAEVHLTNPRDFTTDKHHRVDDEPYGGGAGMLMKPDPIFAAVESLPILPKRVIIYMTPQGEPMRQNLFKELVGYDQLVLICGSYEGIDERVCEHLVNREVSLGDFVLTCGEIPALALINGVVRLRPGTVGKEDSLKFESFEDGLLDYPQYTRPPVFRGWEVPEVLRSGNHKLIAEWRREQQILRTKQRRPDML
- a CDS encoding Rid family detoxifying hydrolase, with amino-acid sequence MSQKEVIRSANAPEPVGPYNQAIAVSATSKLIFMAGQIAINPAVGKIVATTVEEQAEQVIKNIQAVLDEAGADITNVIKTTVFLADMADFPKVNAVYGKYFLAPFPARSTVQVARLPLDALVEIECIVAI
- a CDS encoding Uma2 family endonuclease, coding for MTPAIANPDLSNQTPAEKLLWTSADLELLPDNGNRYEIIDGELYLTRAPHNKHQKTCGRFFTVLDIWSVATKLGEAEIGAGVIFGDNDDVIPDVVWLSKERHTALVDDAGHFRGSPELVIEVLSAGTDNEKRDREVKLKLYSSHGVLEYWIADWRAKQIQVYRRENGVLKLAMTLFEKDLLTSPLLPEFTCPLSQIFE
- a CDS encoding bifunctional aldolase/short-chain dehydrogenase encodes the protein MKSLWCDREAAEYKTDLGLRVYTSRLLGRDPSLVLHGGGNTSVKIREKNIVGEEEEILYVKGSGWDLETIAEAGFAPVRMLHLLKLAKLQVLSDSQMVNELKTQMTKASAPAPSVETILHASLPYKFVDHTHADAVISVTNTANGWERIQEIYGDDVVIIPYVMPGFDLARVCAEKFAAEKSDRTIGMVLMNHGIFSFGETAQESYERMIALVDRAEDYLKKHDAWEISPPNSLIRESDARSEIAKLRAEVAEVAGFPVILSSHMDGQNLAFAQREDVKIVSQQGCATPDHVIRTKRLPLVGRDVKAYAEFYRAYFAEEVSKSAQPVTILDPAPRVILDYKLGLVTVGKSAKDAKIVADIYEHTMEIIQRSQLLGGYQALPASDIFAVEYWELEQAKLKKGGSSPAFTGEIALVTGAASGIGKACVESLLKRGAAVVGLDINPAIDKLYDRPDFVGVTCDVSNESAIAHALDQAVIAFGGLDILILNAGIFPSGCRIENLDTATWQKVMNINLDANLVLMREAYPLLKLAPKGGRVVAIGSKNVPAPGPAAAAYSASKAALTQLMRVAALEWSKDRIRINTLHPNAVFDTGIWTEEVLAARAQHYGLTIEEYKTNNLLRVEITSHHVAELAAEMCGTLFACTTAAQVPIDGGNDRVI